The stretch of DNA TGTGGCGGttctaaaaatcgccgcaaaacatggtattttgtggcggttttgaaatcgccacaaaatatgatttttgcggcggtttttttaaaattttgcgatggttttaaaaaatcgccgcaaaattcagtaaaacatgtttttttgcgacggtttttaaaaatcgttgctaaatttaaaaaataattaaataataaaaaaattaaattcgtTTTCgaggcgatttttgaaaaatcgtcgctaaatttaaaaaaaattaagtaatttaaaattaaaattaaattaacatttgcggcgattttcaaaaatcgctgcaaaattccaaaaaaaataaatttagcggcggtttttcaaaaaccgccgctaaatttaaaaaaaattaaataatttaaaaataaaataaaattaacatttgtggcgaTGTTCaaaaaccgtcacaaaattcaaaagaaaataaatttagcggcggtttttaaataatttaaaattaaaaagaaaataaaataattcattaaaaaattaaatttagcggcggttttcgaaaaccgtcgctaaattgaaaaaaaaaattaaaattaaaattaaataaaaatctaaaatattaaaattcattattttcattaaaaaaaattaaattttgcttaagaaaataattaaaaattaaataaatataaaatcttaaaaataaatataaaattgcatttaaattaatagcaaaattcattaaaaatataatttaaaaaaataaaaataaatttaaaaacattttaatatataaaattttaataatttttaaaaaatatataaaatcttcttttttatttttaatcaattaatttatttaatttaactcaattaatttatttttaatttattctattattgttttaaaaataatctattaataaatattttaatatatattaaaaaatataaaatataattttgaaaattaattgttagattagtatataatttatatatatgcatatatgttaagGATGTCTTTGCAGATCAAGCGGTTCACGCGCGCGCGCATAAGCGGTCTCAGGTTCGAAACTTAGGGAGAGCATGgctggatttaatttccagcatcgccacgtggcgcgcagGGGGCGGGGCGGGGTGGGGCAGTTGGGTTGGGCACGGGGCGGGCTGGCTTGTGCGGTccgtaaaaaaataatattttaattttagcgacagtttcAAAACTGCTGCTAAAATTAATTAGCGAcggttgctaaaattaaaatattattattttttaaaaaattaaaaaaaataaaattttaattttagcggcggttttgaaactgccgctaaatattacagaaaccgccgctaaatgacttatttagcggtgatttttaaaactgccgcaaaatttaaaattagcggcggttattccagcggttgctgaaaaccgccgctaaacgcTCTGCGACGGctgacttagcggcggttttgaaaaccgctgtTAAAATACTTAACGGTGGTtaaaaatcgccgttaaatgctgatttttttgtagtgattaaATGGCCTCAAATCTATCTGAGATAGCCGAGATTGCCTCGAAATGGCTTCGAATTTTTCGACGACCTCACTACtgaaaaacaatcaaatcaGCCATCCTCATAGTCGATTCTCGACCAAGGATTGGCCATGATGGCCTAGGCCTAGCTTCTGGAGCCCCTACAACCCCTCTGGTAACCTCTCTTAGCCAAAATTGACGATGGGAAAGGTCCACGGCCATGGCAGTGTTCACACTgctagattttgaaaaatttcactTTCAACCCTGTCAATTCCAAAATTGCATTTGGGCAATTTCCTTCAAGCTCTTGAGCTTTCTGTAAATTccattaaggcccacaagttcTCAACTTTTTATTTCATCTCCAAAGATTCCCAAAAATGCCTTTTAGGCCTtcgtaattttaaaaaattacactttggcccgaatttACATTCTGatcgtaaacccttttgtttctttctgaaaccacttaagggttgtttttcATACCAAATTTGAATCCTTTAagagttttgttgacttttcggaAGTCCCTTACGTTAATTCAGTTTTTTTTAGCCCGAACCGAAACTATATCAAAAACTGTCTTTGATTCGACtgctttcagtgtcataaatcacgTCTCAAAGTGCTCGTCAATTTtgtacccttatttataggaatctAGGTTTAAGGGCATTCTCTTCATTGGATTCAATCACTTTTTTGAGCTATTCTgataccaaaaatcacgttataGCCttaatcttcagaagattttgCTTACGGCCCAAGGTAAATTTACACTTGAGTCCTTTGaacattctcgggtattacaataagTCCCCCGGCTCTGATGGCTATACTTCTTGCTTCTTTAAGAAGGTGTGGCATATTGTTGGTAATGATTTTTGTGAGGCCGTCGAGGAATTTTTTACCTCCAGCTCCCTTCTAAAACCGGTGAATCATTCGGCTATTGCCTTGATTCCCAAGTCCTCCCATGCCTCTACTATGCAAGACTTTAGACCAATCTCCTATTGCAATGTCACATATAAggttatttctaaaatttttgctTCTCGGTTGGCCCTGTTCTTTGCTCCCTTGTGGATCCAGCCCGATCAACCTTCGTTCAAGATAGAAGCATGATGGATAATATTCATTTTGCCCAGGAGCTATTGAGGAAATACAATAGAAAACAGATCTCTCCTAGATGGTTGGCCATGGTTGATCTTAAAAAGTCTTATGACTCGGTTAGTTGGCCTTTCCTTTGAAGCATTCTAGATGGGCTTGGattcccatttatttttattaattgggtTATGGAATGTATCACTTCTACGTCATTTTCCTTTCTGATCAATGGCAGCATGTGTGGTTTTTTTAAGGGCATGAAAGGCTTAAGGCAAGGGGATCCACTTTCCCCCTTTCTCTTTGTTTTATGTCTTGAATATTTGTCTAGATCCTTGAAGATTCCGACTGATAGTCCTGATTTCAATTTTCACCCTAAATGTGGCAGTTTGAGGATTTCTCATTTAGCCTTTGCTGATGATTTGATGTTGTTGGCTAGGGGGGATTTTCTTTCCGTTAAAATCATTATGGACTATCTGGTTAGTTTTGGAACTAAATCGGGGCTATGTATCAATGATCTTAAGTCtaatatgttttcaaaaggtACTTCTGGTCATGATTTAGAGGTTATTCGGAGGTTAACCAATTTCCCGCGTGGCTAGATGCCTTTTCTTTATTCGGGGATTTCACTTGCTTCTGAGAAGCTTAAAATTAATCACTTTGCTTCTCTTATTGATAAAATTGTAGAGTatattaatgcttggaaaagtGTTCCTATGTCCTATGCAAGTAGAGCAGAGTTGGTTAGAGCTATCTTGCAAGGGGTGGAATGTTTTTGGCTATCGATCTTACCAGTTCCAACTGCTGTTATTGATAAGATTACTAGATTATGTCGTTCCTTTCATTGGAATTCTTAACATGCCTTGGTGGCGTGGAAGGAGGTCTGTCTTTTTAAGAAAGAATGAGGCCTTGGGTTCAAGGATCTAAAAAGCTGGAACACTgccctccttgttaaaactctATGAAACTTTCACCGGAAAAGGGATTCCTTTGGGTTCGCTAGGTCAATCACGTTTATCTTGGTGAAGGGTAGATTTGGAAGAGATCATGAAGAAATGATGATTCCCCACTGATGAAAAGAATCCTATCTATCAAAGACTCCCTTTGCAGCTCCGAGGGATTAGTGGCAGCTGCTATTCGGCTTCTCTCTAGCTAGGAACTCGAGGACACTTTATGTTTATCCAAGGCCTATGACTTTTTTAGGCCAACTGGGATCAAGATGATATGGGTGGGGGACGTTTGGAACTCGACGATAACGCCTAAGCATGTTTTTGTGTTATGGCTTAGTGTCAAATCGAAGCTGCTAACGAAGGATAAATTGCACTTTCAAGATATTGATAGAAGTTGTGGCTTGTGTGGCACCTGTGAGGAGACGCACGAGCATGTCTTCTTTTAATGTCCAGTGAGCTCTCAGATTTGGGGGCAGATTAAAGCTTGACAGGGCCTTGAAAATTAGGCTCGTGGGACACCTTGGTGGTCCAAGGTGAATAAAATTGGGCTTACGTGTGCTATATTTGGACAGTTAGGAATCGTCACATTTTTTAAAGCCAAAGACCTGTTGGGAAAATCGGGCaattttcctcaaaatcaaAAGCACCAAAAAAATACCCGACaaaaaactattgaatataaacataaacagAACACCAGAAAATTAACGAGGTTCGACCAATATGGCCTATGTCCTCGGACACCACCAAATCTTCactaatatcaaagagagaaaatacaaagtgTGTAAGagaaatacacacacaaaatgagGGGGTACAAGTGCAATAAATGCAAACTTATTGGGATGCTTTTAACAAAGGGAAATGGGGCATTAAATAAGGTGAAGGAGGATCTCCCTCCCACTGCCCAACCGATGTGGGATATGGGAGGAAGCCATAAAAagtcaacaaatctccaccttggcGAATCTCCCAAATTCCAAAAAACCTCAACAATCTCTTCAAAGAATCAATAATCAGTAGGTGTCTTCAAATGCTCTATGAAGCGCCAACTTCAAATACTAAGGATATAAATCAAGTCCAAACAATGTTGAAACTTGACTGCTGTCACAACCTTAGTCATCATATCAGCAGGATTTTCAGCAGTTGGGATCTTCTGAATCTGTATCTCTCATTCTTCTAGAATTTCCCGTACAAAATGATATCTTACGTCGATGTGCTTCGTCCTTGCATGATAAACTTGGTTCTTTGCTAAATGAATAGCACTCTGACTGTCACAATGTACCTTGGTGTACTTTTGACCAATTCCCAATTCATCAAGCAACCCATAAAGCCAAATAGCCTCCTTCATAGCCTCTGTAACTGCCATGTACTCTGCTTCTGTGGTAGACAGAGCAACTGTAGACTGTAAGGTAGACTTCCAACTGACCGGTGCCTTTGCTAATGTGAACACATAACCAGTCATAGATCGACGTTTATCCATATCACCAGCATAGTCGGAATCACAATAACCAACTATGCAATTATCCATTTTCTCATCCTGCTCAAATACTAAGCCAACATCTACGGTGTTCAGAATATACCGTAGAATCCATTTCACAGCTTGCCAATGTTCCTTTCCAGGATCATGCATATACCTGCTCACAACTCCAACTGCTTGTGAAATATCGGGCCTTGTACACACCATAGCATACATCAAGCTACCAACAACTTTTGCATACGGAACCTTTGACATATACTCTTGTTCCGCAACACTCTTCGGAGATAAAGATGCACTTAGTTTGAAATGAGGAGCTAACGGGGTACTCACAGGTTTTGACTTTTCATTCGTGCCGAAACGTTGTAGTACTTTCTTCAGATATGTTCTCTGAGTCAAACAAAGCCTTCCTCTTTTCCTGTCTCTAATTATCTCCATGCCAAGAATCTTCTTGGCTTCACCTAAATCTTTCATTTCGAACTCCTTATTCAACTGAGTCTtcagtttttcaatttctccaCTATTCATTGAAGCtatcagcatatcatcaacatataagagaagataaataaaagatCCATCTTGTAGCTTACGCAAATACACACAGTGATCATATTTGCTTTTTGTGTACCTCTGCCCCAACATAAACTTGTCAAATCGCTTGTACCACTGTCTCGGAGATTGCTTCAATCCGTACAACGATTTGTTTAGTTTGCAAACCCAATTTTCTTTATCAGCAACTCTGAATCCTTCTGGCTGAGTCATATAGATTTCCTCTTCCAAGTCACCGTGTAGAAACGCAGTTTTCACATCCATCTGAACTAGTTCCAAATTCAATTGCGCTACCAAGGCCAACAAAATTCTAATGGAAGAATGTTTCACAACTGGAGAAAACACTTCATTATAATCAATCCCTTCCGTCTGAGCGTAGCCTTTAGCCACCAACCTTGCCTTGTAGCGAACATCATTCTTGTCAGGAAATCCATCTTTCTTTGCATatacccatttgcatccaattgCCTTCTTTCCCTTCGGTAAGCTGGCTAGCCTCCATGTCTCATTCTTCTTAAGGGACTGCATTTCTTTATTCATAGCTTTCCTCCACTTTTCATTTTCTGAACTTTGGACAGCTTCATTGTAAGTGGCAGGAACTTCATCATTTACAATTGGAGATGCATAGGCCACCAAATCGACAAATCGAGCAGGCTTTCGAATCTCTCGTCGTGGCCTTCTTGTTGCTATTGATTCTTGTTGCTGTGGAGGTTCTTGGGTTGGAACCTCTTCTTCATCTGACGACTCCTCTGCCACAGGAGTGTCTCCACCTGATTTGATACTTACTGCTGGGTCAATTCTTCTTTCAAACTCCACCTGTTTTGGAGTATTCTCCACCTGTTGTGGAGCATCATCAAACTGTTGCACAACTTCATTTGTTACTTTTTCCAACATGGCAAATTCATCAAAAGTAACATCCCTACTAAAGATTATCTTCTTCGATTCCGGACACCAGAGTCGATAGCCCTTTATTCCAGAAGTGATCCCCATGAACAAAGCTTTCTTTGCTCTTGGatccaacttggattccttaacATGATAGTATACAGTGGAACCAAAAACATGTAAGGAATTATAATCATTAGCAGGTTTTCCAGACCATACCTCGAAAGGTGTTTTTCCACAAATAGCAGTTGATGGCAATCGATTAATGAGATGACTCGCATAAGTCACAGCCTCAGCCCAAAATTGTCTGCCCAACCCAGCATTGGACAACATACACCGAACTTTCTCCAGCAACGTTCGGTTCATGCGTTCTGCCACCCCATTCTGCTGTGGTGTATCTCTAACTGTAAAGTGTCGAACAATACCTTCATCTTGACAGACCTTATCAAATGGATCATTTCTATACTCACCACCATTATCTGTTCTGAGTCGTTTGATCCTTCTGCCAGTCTGAGTTTCCaccatatttttccatttaagGAAACATCCCAACACTTCATCCTTTTTCTTCAAAGAATACACCCATACTCTTCGGgaataatcatcaacaaaggtTACATATTAGTGTTTACCTCCCATAAATGCTGTCTTGGATGGTCCCCACACATCTGAGTGAACATAATCCAGAATACCCTTAGTATCATGGATTGCAGTGCCAAACTTCACTCTCGTCTGCTTCTCTTTGATACAGTGCTCACAGAAGTCTAATTTGCAGGTCTTGACGCCTTCCAATAATCCTTGCTTGGCTAAAATTCGCAAAGATTTTtcacctgcatgtcccaaacgCATATGCCACAGTTTGGTTACTTCTGTATCCCTGTCATCATCTGAAGCTATTGCTGCTGTTGTCCCAATGGCTGCATTACCCTGATAGTAATACAAGTTATTCTTCTTTCGTATACCTTTCAATATTACAAGTGCGCCAGAGAACACTTTCATAACTCCATTTTCTGCAGTTACCTTCAATCCCTTGGACTCCAATGTTCCCACAGAAATGAGATTCTTTGTCAAACTCGGCACATATCTTACATCTGTCAGTATTCTGGTTGATTCATCATGATTCCTCAAATGGATTGTGCCAACTCCGTTTGTTTCACAAGGTGTGTTGTTTGCTGTGTAAACAACTCCTCCATCAAGTTCTTGAAAGTCAAAGAACCAATTCCGATTAGGACACATATGGTGGCTGCAACCCGAATCCAAAAGCCAAGCTCCAGAATAGCTTGTTGAAGACGTAAGAACTAATGAAAGGTCTGAATCCTCATCATTAACTTCAGCAATATTTGAGACGGCTTTCCCTTTGTCAGATTTGCCCTTAGCTTTTAACTTTGGGCAGTCCTTCTTCCAGTGGCCTTTCTCCCGACAAAAGGCACATTCATCTTTGTTCGGTCTGGGTTTCGAACTAgacctccatctccttcctttcttctggcTTTGCAAACGGCCTCTTACAATCAATGCTTCTGCTGCGTCATgcgttgtttcctttttatctttctttctcaactcATAACTATACAAAGCAGCACAAACTTCACTAAGAGATACCTGAACCTTCCCGTGAAGTAGAGTCGTCTCAAGAAATTCAAACTCCTCGGGAAGGGATCCCAACAGCATCAAAGCCAAATCCTCATCTTTGAACGTTTCATCTAAATTCATCAAATCAGCTACCAACTGATTAAAGGTAGTGATATGATCATTTATTGTGGTACCAGGAACATAAGTAAAGCGGAACAATCTCTTTTTCATGTAGAGCTTATTCTGACcgcttttcttcaaaaatttctcctccaatgcCTTCCATAGTATACCGGCAGAATTTTCCTTCGAGAATGCATACTTCTGCTCTCTGGACAGGCATGATCGAATTGTACCACACGCCAATCGATTGATGGTCTtccaatctttttcttcaacatcttctggtttcttttcttcaatgGCGATGTCTAGACCTTGCTGGAAAAGAGCGTCTAGAACCTCGCATTGCCACATGCCGAAATGACCCGAGCCATCAAACACCTCCACTGCAATTCTTGTATTCGCCAGATTCCTCGCCCAAGTGGACGAAGAAGAAACTCCCGATGTGGATTGTTCTGAATTCTTTTCACCTGCCATCTCTGCCATCTTCTATATTCAATAGTTATCAAAGCGGAAACAATCCAAGAAaatcttttctgatgtggaagatcagacacaactgcaaccacagagcatactaagaaaaacttggccaaaaaaaggaatcttttctgatgtggaAGATCAGACTCAACTGCAACCACAGAGCATACTAAGAACcttgggctctgataccaattgttgggaAAATCGGGCAATTTTCCCCAAAATCAAAAGCACCAAAAAAATACCCGACaaaaaactattgaatataaacataaacagAACACCAGAAAATTAACGAGGTTCGACCAATATGGCCTATGTCCTCGGACACCACCAAATCTTCactaatatcaaagagagaaaatacaaagtgTGTAAGagaaatacacacacaaaatgagGGGGTACAAGTGCAATAAATGCAAACTTGTTGGGATACTTTTAACAAAGGGAAATGGGGCATTAAATAAGGTGAAGGAGGATCTCCCTCCCACTGCCCAACCGATGTGGGATATGGGAGGAAGCCATAAAAAGTCAACAAGACCAATGGTGGATTGCATCATCAACAgggttaaaataatatatatggcgttattttctctttatattcttatattttatcccATTTTGAGGCTCTTGCCATGTGTCTTTAGTGTTGGTCTGTTTTTATTGTCCATCCTAAGTATGCCCAACGTATTTATATAATCTCTTTGATCAAtgcacatatttatcttttgatccaaacacacacacacagagttGATAGTCCTTGGACACCTTGCTGCAAAGGTCTTAGGAAAATTTTAGAGAGCACAAGATTGGCTTGAATAGCCCAAAGCATTTTAAAGAGAAGTAGATGGGTTTAAAGACTTGAGAAAGGCGTAAAGGCTTGTGAAAGGGACTGCAAGGATGCATTAGCTAATGGGATTTAAGGGGATGTTTAATATAAGTTGAAGTGGAGCTTGTTTGGACCAACTTCGGCTCTTGGCTTTGATGTGATAAAAGTAATTCCGATTATCTGTGGAATCATGAGGGGTGAAATGTACATATCTAGAAATGAGGTTGGGACACAGGCCAAAGTGGGTCAAGCACAAGCCCAAATTAAATTGTTACGTACTTCAAAGCCTGCTGCAGAACAATATTCTGTTTTCGGGACATTTAGGGTCCCAGATGATTGAACTTTTTAGATGAAATTCTATGGCTGCAGAATAGTAACTGGATTCACCGtacccaaagaaaaaaaaaaaacaaaaacaaaaacaaaagaaagaaaggagattGGATTCGACATGTAAACTTTAAACATGAAAAGGTAGGCCAGAGAATACCAACAGGGCCAAGGATGGGGAACCCGAAAATCGTTTTGTTGCAGTCACTAAAAATATATAgcacatttcaaaaattcacccaaattaattttatgctaAATTAGGTAAATTTAGTAACGGTGGAAAGCCTCAAATGTCTACAATCCTTCAGAAAGCCCTGCAGGCCAAAGAAGTTAAAGAGTCTTGCAATTGCTTGGATGTGGCAGTCTTGTAGTTATAGGGCTTCTTTTAGTCAACAACCATTTAGATATGTTAGTTTTGTGAgtcctacatatatatatgcctgGGTTTTGTGCCTCAAATTGGTGTTTCTAAACTCTTGGGATTCATTTTCCTTtatcaacaacaaaaaaaaaaaaaataaataaaaggccTTATTCTGGTATAATACACCATTGAGACCATCGGTCGGCAGCATCTTAACATCCCTTCGTTTGGTCTTACACGCTTTTGAAGTTTAGCCAACGCCTGGCTTTAGAAGCTGACAAAACTACATTCCATTCTCAATCCTTTCCACTTGGCGGATTTGTACAATGACTTTTGTCTAATTATTAGTTAACAactatgtctatatatatatatatatatatatatttcaccaTACATAACCGAACCTCCAACATGTCACGACGGCAGCCGGCCGGCTTTGTTAATGAGGTCAGACATAATCAATTATAGTTTTACTGTTTATGTGAAATTCTTTATATGTTGAGAGTTTCtgtaataaaaaagaaaataaaaacctcCACAGAGATTAATTTCACATTATATTATGTATTGGGAACAATCTATTTGCAAAGCAAAAGTAACGATGTGTATATGACAAACTGGGTGGCATTTCATTCTCTATCTCATATGACAAATTTGTTATACCTTCCTTTGTTTGCATAAACCTAGTTCAATCGTGCACATAGTACAAGCACATGAGTACATTTTTTAACTTGATGGtgtcatatcatatatattaaagGAGGAATActttaaaagaagaagaaaaagaaaagttttcGATCTAACCTAGCTAGTAAGCCTTCATGTACTATTCTTATATAGGGCGATTAGTTAGTAATAGCTTTGGATATGCCGCCTATTCACCAGTTCCTATCTACCTGgattataaattacaaaaatgatgaATTGGGTTGGCTGCCTTTTAAATCTTTAGTATCATTTGATACCAGCCAGAATTCATATGCTCAGAATTCGTCACTGATATCTGCAATGGCCAGGCCAGTCCTTTAATATTTAGACGCGGtttcaaattattttgattccATTAGAAGCAATGGAGATATGTAATTGTTCGAACTGCTAAGGTTTGacacaatatatatttatatatatattttaaaatgatgcatgtatttatttataatcaaGTATCAAGAAGAAAAATGCTCATTGAAATAAATCATAACTATAAAGCTGTCGCTTTGacattgtttattatttttttcatttcttttatttttgtttttaatttttgatgggTCACTTTGACATTATTTTGATaagatattattttcttataaatgaTGACAAACTCTACAAACGTCTCGTCTTTTTGTTATGAATTGATTTCCTTTAGTATGAGCATGTTTGGTTGGTTTTATTGCAGGCAGGTACCTGAATGAGAACCAAGTCAACAGAGCTTCATTTGATTTGACCAAATTATTAATACGAACATTACAGATGAAAATCATTTATCGATCAAGTTCATAACCCTCCTCTAATTAAGGAGTCTGGCTACTATATGTTAAACCACTTAGAGGCCCTTTTAACGCATCAAACACCTCCAATTCTCTCCTCACTTGTTGCTTCTCAACCATGGCGAATTTGCAGTCCATTCCCTTTTGTTGGTTTATCATCTTCCTGGTGCTACTCCCCTTTGCAACCTCAGTTTCTTTCAACTTCACCAGTTTCCAGCCAAACACACAAGAGATACACTATGAAGGAGATGCATTTCCAGACGGCAAAGTGATCCAAGTAACCAAGAATCAACTGGACAGTAGCCTCACCCGAAGCGTGGGACGAGCCTCCTATGCTGATCCAATTCGGCTTTGGGACTCCCGATCAGGGAAGTTGACAGACTTCACTACTCACTTCTCCTTCGTCATCAAGGCGGTTAACGAAGAACTGTATGGCGATGGACTTACCTTCTTCCTCGCTCCGGCTGGTGCTACAATTCCGGCCAATTCAACGGGGGGTTACCTTGGCCTGTTGACAAACTCTTCTTCCTTGATCAGCCCTAAAGGAAAACCGATTGTTGCTGTTGAGTTTGATACCTATAAAGATAGCTGGGATCCTAGTTCAGACCATGTTGGCATCAATATCAATTCAATTGAGTCGGTGACTAGTGTTACATGGAAAAGTAGCATCAAGAATGGATCTACGGCAAATGCTTGGGTGAGTTACAATTCCAGCACCAAAAATTTTAGTGTATTTCTAACTTACGCTGATAAACCAGTTTTTATGGGGAATTCTAGCCTTTCCTACGTTGTAGATCTGAGAGGCGTTTTGCCAGAATGGGTAACTGTGGGTTTTTCGGCTGCCACAAGCCAGTGGATTGAGATACATAACGTTATCTCATGGAACTTCACCTCAACCTTAGAGGGTGACGAGAAGAACCACATAAAGTTGGTGATTGGCCTGGTTGTGGGTATTAGTGTTCTGAGTTGTGGGATTGGCTTGTTTTGGTTCATCAAGTGTCGAAAGAGAGTTATTAAAGGAAGCAAAGACACCTTTGATCTTGATGTAGACGATGATGACCTTGGAACTGGACCAAGAAGATTCACATTTGATGAACTAAGTCGAGCAACCGATAAATTTGCAGCCGAAGGAAAGCTTGGAGAAGGGGGATTTGGAGGTGTTTACAGAGGTTTACTAAGTAAAACAAACACAGAGGTAGCTGTTAAGCGTGTCAAGAGCGGATCAAAGCAAGGCAAAAAGGAGTATCTATCGGAAGTGAAGATCATCAGCCGGTTGAGGCACCGGAATTTGGTTCAACTCATCGGTTGGTGTCACGACCAGGGCGAGTTCCTCCTGGTGTACGAGTTTATGCCAAATGGGAGCCTCGA from Diospyros lotus cultivar Yz01 chromosome 6, ASM1463336v1, whole genome shotgun sequence encodes:
- the LOC127804347 gene encoding L-type lectin-domain containing receptor kinase IX.1-like, which gives rise to MANLQSIPFCWFIIFLVLLPFATSVSFNFTSFQPNTQEIHYEGDAFPDGKVIQVTKNQLDSSLTRSVGRASYADPIRLWDSRSGKLTDFTTHFSFVIKAVNEELYGDGLTFFLAPAGATIPANSTGGYLGLLTNSSSLISPKGKPIVAVEFDTYKDSWDPSSDHVGININSIESVTSVTWKSSIKNGSTANAWVSYNSSTKNFSVFLTYADKPVFMGNSSLSYVVDLRGVLPEWVTVGFSAATSQWIEIHNVISWNFTSTLEGDEKNHIKLVIGLVVGISVLSCGIGLFWFIKCRKRVIKGSKDTFDLDVDDDDLGTGPRRFTFDELSRATDKFAAEGKLGEGGFGGVYRGLLSKTNTEVAVKRVKSGSKQGKKEYLSEVKIISRLRHRNLVQLIGWCHDQGEFLLVYEFMPNGSLDSHLFGAKAKLPWTVRYKIALGLASALLYLHEEWEQCVVHRDIKSSNIMLDSNYNAKLGDFGLARLVDHELGSQTTVLAGTMGYLAPECVTTGKASKESDVYSFGVVGLEIACGRKPVELGVEPRKVRLVEWVWDLYGDGRILEAADEGLKKESDERQLERLMIVGLWCCHPDHTFRPSIRQVISVLNFEAPLPGLPAKLPVPLYFAPPMKMCRFSYTSSVGLTESERNRTQSSSGSCTNSSISAGSSEALLKLPGDHA